The DNA region AACGCCACCGGGGGGAATCACAGGACTTGCGGCTGGCGCCTCCGGAGTCGGAGCACCCGTCGGAACCTTGAAGCTAATCTCTCCCCTTGAGTCTTTGAGTTCCAGAAAGGCTTCGCCGTGCTGGTTAACTCCCAACCACGCCCAGGCGGTGCCCGCGTTATCGCTTAAAATCAGACCGGCTGAACCATCTTCATTGGCGCTAATTTTACCCCGACTTTTGCCAGACCCATCCCGAAGCAGGATTTTCTCGGCCTCAATGACCCGTTCCTGGCCCTGAACCTGACTTTCCGGGGCTTCCAGCGTTTCCTGCCTCTTCGTCATTATTCTGGTCAGCAAGGCTTCCAGGTGTTTAGGGTCAGGCTTTTCGGGCATAGCAGAACTCCACGCTCCTGTAGTCACCTTGCAGGTGATCCAGCAGGTAGGAAAAGAGGGTGAGAAATTCTTTCATAAGCCGTTCAAGGTCGGGCAGCATCGGTACTCCCGGCATGCCTTACTATGACTTCATATCGATGCATCAAAATCTTTTATCTTTTTCTTTTAATCGAACTCAAAGCATTTCTCAATGATTAATTTTATCATACAATCCTGAACCCAGCCATTGCCGCCGACCTTCGTTTCTTTACCCTCCCAAACTCACATATGTGATTGCCAAAAGAGCCTCTTGCAAAAGTCTCTTTACGGTCGAAACCGTATATATGACATAAGCACAGGCTGGAAAGCCTGTGCTACCGGCGAATTTCTCAATACAAGGCTAAAGCTTGCGACCACATAAGGTCTGGTATTTTTGCAAGAAACCCTTTTGAGCCTCTTGCAAATATCTCCCTGCCTGTCATTCTGAGGGAGCGAATCGACCGAAGAATCTCATAAGTGGGTGAAAATACGAGATCCTTCGCTTCGCTCAGGATGACAAAACGGCTTTTTGCAAGAACCTCTTTTGGCAATTACTACTATAAGAGCCTGCGCTTCGTTCATGATGACAGAGAAAAACGGTTTGAAAATGGCTTTTAGTCCCTCCAAGATACCCCAAAAATCGCTGAAAATGGTCGGGCGCGGGCCGAATGGAAGGGCAAACCCGGCACATGTGCCGGGACATTGCCGAGGTACCCTCGCCATATACCCGGTCTAAGCCCGCGTGCAAGCGCGTTCCGGTCGAGGCGGTGCCAGGGTTGTCACGCGCTTGTCCCGCGCTTGTCCCAGGGTAATAATCGGGCTTTCGTAATATTTAGTCTTTAATATCAATAAATTAAGGCTGGGCTGGCATCCTCGTGCCGGGACACGGCACAGGCGGAACGGCTGGAGTCTGCCGATTTTCCTCAGGTTGGCCAGCAGTGAACCGTTTTTATCCCGGCAAGTCATGGAGACAGCATAAACTCAGAACTGCGACGGATCCAGCAATGATGAGAAAGGTGACAGGTTTTCTTTTGCAAGCGCGGACATGATCCGGGTTGCAACCATGCCATAAAAGATGGCATTGTAGAATTGATTACCCCTTTGAATTAACGCCACTTTTTTTTGAAATACTAAAATATACTTATTGCCAGGAGAGGTTCTTGCAAAAAGCCGTTTGGTCACTTATGAGATGCTTCGGTTGCTTCTTTCCCTCAGAATGACCGGCAGGGAGATATTTGCAAGAGGCTCAAAAGTTCTTTCCATATTTTCCTCTCCCCCTGTGGGAGATGGTCAGGGTGAGGGGTAAATAACTTTTGGCAATGAGTATAACTCTCGGGACATTTTTCATCCGCGGCGAGAATTTCTCCGGCTTTAATCATAAATTTCAGAATATTTGCCTAAATCTGGAGATCTATTTTTATAATAACAGGGGTATACCGGGAACAATCTGAGAGAGATTTCCAAGGGGCTAAAGAAGTGTCTTATGGTCACAGCGTATCAGCGTTATAATTTAATTCTGCTTTTATTCATTGCAGGAAGTTTCGCACCTCTCCGATGACTTACTTAACTCGGTGATTGCAACTGATACCAAAAGGGTCTGCGATTATCTGAATGACCGGAGCTTTATCATAATCTGAGTCCTGAAAAATCATGATCGAATCTATTTCCCACATATAACTCAGAACAATATTGCACCACCGCAGGATCGTAAAGGACGCCCTGGTTGCGGGAGAGCTCTTCCATGGCCAGGGTAAGCCCCAGGGCCGCCCGATAAGGCCGGTGGGTCGCCATGGCCTCCACCACATCAGCCACCCCTAATATCCTGGCTTCCAAAAGAATCTCGCTCCCGGACAAGCCCAGTGGATATCCTGAACCGTTCCAGCGTTCATGGTGCTGGAGCACAATCTGGGTGGTCTGTCGAGGCAATTCCAGGGGTTGTAATATCTCAAACCCAACCATCGGATGGGTTTTGATAATGGAAAATTCCTGGTCGGTCAATCTGCCCGGCTTGACCAGAATCTCAGTGGGAACCCCCACCTTGCCCAGGTCATGCAACGTTCCCGCAATGCGGAGTTTTTCCATCACATCACCCGCTAGACCCATCTTGTCCGCAATAGTTAGGGCTATCTGAGTTACACGCCGCTGGTGTTGCACGGTGTAAGGGTCTTTGGCTTCCATGGTAGCTTCGATCACCTTGGTTATGCCGGTCATGGGGCACCTCTGGAATGAATTATGGTCAATCAATACTGACTGATGACTCATAATAGGTCATGTGAAACCAACAACAATCAGGTGAAGACCTGAAATTCATCCGTCTAAAACCCGGATTTGAACCCAGGCCAAAGGCTGAAAGATAACCCTGGTGCGATGACTTTCTGCCACTTTATTCTCCCCGTCGATCTTTCAGGGTTTTCCCTGAGCGAAAATCAGGCCCACACCTTATTGCCTCTGATTAAAAGATGATTAAAATTGAATCCACGGCAGCAACTTTAAAGAATTACAAAAAAAACTTTACCAATTTATTACCACTATGAGGTAGAATGCGATTATGAGGCCCGGGTCTGGGAACTTGCCTATTTGGGGTTGCTCCTGGAAAGGCTGGCGGAAAATTGTCTGGCTCTTGGGAGCACTAACGTTACTCTTAATGATAGAGGGATGTGGTGGTTTGCCAAGTACCCTGGGGCATTCGGAACCCAATAGGGGCCTTGCTGCAGTGGATGATGAGGATCAGGGGGAATCCAGCGCCGGGGAGATTAATGCCCAGCATCTGGATGAACTCTATGCCAAAAGCGGCATCAAAGATCGGGATCGCACTATAGAAGAAGAATTAAAAAAATGGGAACATCAATCCTCCTTTGATTTTCCCATCCAGATGAACAAGCAAGTCAAGGCCTATGTCGTCTATTTTTCCACGGAACGCAAGGGGTTCACCAGGCGCTCCCTGACTCGCTCGAGCCGCTATCTCCCTATGATCAAAGAAGTTTTCCGGGAATATGGCCTGCCAGAGGATTTGGCTTACCTGGCCATGGTGGAGAGCGGCTTCAACCCTAAGGCCAATTCTCCCGCCGGCGCTTGCGGCATGTGGCAGTTTATCAAGGGCACCGGCCTGCGGTATGGTTTGGTGATCAACGGCAACGTCGATGAGCGTCAGGACCCCGAGAAATCAACCCGGGCCGCCGCACAATATCTTTTGGACCTGTATAAACAATTTGGTTCCTGGTATCTGGCCGCCGCCAGCTACAATTGCGGCGAAGGACGGGTCCAGAAGGAGTTAACCAAAAGCAATTATAAGAATTTCTGGGAACTTTCCGCCAATAAATGCATTCCCGGCGAGACCCGAAATTATGTGCCGCAGATGATCGCCGCCACCATCATCGCCAGGAATCCGCAGAAATTCGGTTTTGGAAATGTGCCTTACCAATCCCCCCTAACGCCCGATACACCTTCGAACCTCGAATTAGCGCAGGCTGAATCCCCGGCAGAGACCGTCACGCCGGCGAGGTCCACCAAAACCGTAATGCCGGCCAGATCTGCCAAACTGGCAAAGCTTCACCCCCCTCCTTCTGAGGATGACCCTCAGCCCCATAATGTCGTCCTGGCCAAACAGAAATCTACCGTGCCTGCGAAAGCTCTCAACAAAAAGACCAACCGCAGGATCTATGCCGTTGATAAAAAGACCCCTGACAAGCACGCCACCAAAGCCAGGTCCGAGCCTTATGTGGCATCCTTGTTCGGCTCTCCCCGTGCCCATGCCGTCAAGGCCCAGGCAAGCAAAAAGGGAGCACCTGCTTCCGGCGGCTCTAAGGCCGGCTTAAACCGCAAAAACAACAAATCCAGTCCAGCCCTCCTGGCGCAAAAACCCAAGCCGAAATCTATCCAATTGGCCAAAAAGAAAGGTAGTCCTAAGCCAAAATTATCCAAGTCGAAGTCTAAGTCCAAGGCGTTACTAGTGTCCCAGGCCAGATGAATTGAATTTGAACAGGCATGATTCCAGAGAAGTTCCTACCGACGATAGCCGGAGGTCTGGACACGCACCTCAGAGGCAGGAGTCCCCTGAGCATTTGCACCAAGCAGGCGAGGAGCACGCGGCTTTTCTCCAGGAAGACAGGGTGGACAAGTCAGTAAGAGGTTTCGACCTTAATATTGTTTGCAAAGAATCAGAACCAACAAAATCAAACCTACGATAATCATCATGTAAAATTCAATTTTTCTAAATTTCTCATCGATCTGCGCGGGTTCTGAGGGGGATTTCAGTTCGACTTCCGTGGTGGGCAATTCGGCCATGAGAGCGTCATACTCTTCCGGCTCAATGATAACCGTGCGCTCGCGGCTCAACTTGGGTTTCATGGGCGCCTCCATACGCTAGTTATCGTCATGAAAGCGGCAAGACATAATTTTTTCTTGACCCTCGATAAGGGACCTCGGGAGACCGCTTGATGTAATCGCTGCTGGACAACCGAGATACGCCTGTTCCCGGATTAAGCGCTGAGGTTGACTCCTTCAGATGATTTCCGAGTCGGCCTCGTGTTAACCGGTTCAGTTCCTCTTTACCTGCTTCTCACCCCAATCTGCTCCCTTTGGCGGCCATATTCATCCTGCGTTTTCATCGTGGATTGTTGCTATATTTTTGCGTAAGGCGCGGGTCAATTAACATGATTTTTCCGTCTTGCCTTTCAAACCAATAGGCTTCCGTAGGATTAGTACCTTTCGGAAGTCCCTGGCTGGCAAATTCAAAGCTATAATGCCTTCTGGGCTCTCGATCAACCGATAATTGGCCTTGACCACGGGATTGGCCTCCGGATTTGATAAATTTGCCTGGAAGGCCGGAGTAGCTATAACGTGACCCCTGAGATTCAGTGGCCATAGTTTCCTTAACAGTCTTTGTCCCATCCGGTTGCACTTTCTCTTCTTTGGTCGTGGTTGTGGATTGCCCCGGTCTTTGGTACGGCTGTGGGTATATTCCGTACCCTTCCTGGGCCTCCAGGGGAATGGGTGAAAAACCAACCACAACCACCAGGAGAAAAAAGACTAAGCAGAGCCCTTGCATCGGCAACCTCCAAACCCGGTTTAACTCCCTCGGCTCTATCATCATTCCTCCTATAAATTTAAGTTAAGAGGAGTTCCTTCACGTCTTTATCGACACAATGGGGTAAAGCATAAAATTCTGTCCGGATTTTCTCAAGGCGGAACCTGCTTACGGGCATTACGGCCTTAACATGAGATGGCCTCCGGCAGAATCTTATTTTTGAATATACATGACCACCAGGCCCGCCAGGATAAGGCCGAAGGCTAGGTAATCGCCCCAGGACAGCATCCGGGCCAGGCCCCCCTTGGCCGGCACCTTCCCCTGGCGCGCCCGCCGGCGCCCCAGGTTGTTCAGCAACAAAACCCCCATACCCGCCAACGCCAGAATTTCCCCTGTTTGCAGCCCCACCACACTCTCCCCAGGCTCCCTAAGGCCTTTGGTTCTCTAGTTTAATTGATGTGATATTAACACAGCGCCTCTCCTGGGCCAAGGAGATAGGCGGCGCACCGGGACGCTGACGGTTATAAGTTGGCGCTCAACGCTTGCGAGGCAATAAGTTGGCCACCAGATTGAGGGCCGCCACCATGGCGGCCAGGGCAAAGGCCTTCTGGAAAGACCCGATTCCCATGACGTTTACCCCCGCGATGGCAACATGGGCCTGGCTGAGCCAGGCAAAGACCATGACCATCAGAGTAATGCCCATCAGCGACCCCAGATTTTTTAACACTGCGTTGGTACTGGCCGCCAGCCCAATCATGGAGGGACTGACATCGCTTAAAATTTCGTTGAGATTGGGAGCCTGGAAGAGGCCGAACCCGAGACCCATAATCACGAGTCTGGCCGCCAGGGCCAGGGTGGAACTCTCCAGGCCGGTAAACAACAGAGAAATCAAGCCTGCCAGGATCAACGCGGCGCCGGTTCGCAGGACCAGCAGGTTTCCCAGCCGGTCCGCCAGATATCCCCCAAAAGGGGCTACCAGGGCATTGCTCACGCTTAAGGCCGCCAACAAGAACCCGGTTTGATCCGGTGTATAGCGATAAACCTG from Desulfobaccales bacterium includes:
- a CDS encoding HD-GYP domain-containing protein; this translates as MTGITKVIEATMEAKDPYTVQHQRRVTQIALTIADKMGLAGDVMEKLRIAGTLHDLGKVGVPTEILVKPGRLTDQEFSIIKTHPMVGFEILQPLELPRQTTQIVLQHHERWNGSGYPLGLSGSEILLEARILGVADVVEAMATHRPYRAALGLTLAMEELSRNQGVLYDPAVVQYCSELYVGNRFDHDFSGLRL
- a CDS encoding transglycosylase SLT domain-containing protein, producing MDDEDQGESSAGEINAQHLDELYAKSGIKDRDRTIEEELKKWEHQSSFDFPIQMNKQVKAYVVYFSTERKGFTRRSLTRSSRYLPMIKEVFREYGLPEDLAYLAMVESGFNPKANSPAGACGMWQFIKGTGLRYGLVINGNVDERQDPEKSTRAAAQYLLDLYKQFGSWYLAAASYNCGEGRVQKELTKSNYKNFWELSANKCIPGETRNYVPQMIAATIIARNPQKFGFGNVPYQSPLTPDTPSNLELAQAESPAETVTPARSTKTVMPARSAKLAKLHPPPSEDDPQPHNVVLAKQKSTVPAKALNKKTNRRIYAVDKKTPDKHATKARSEPYVASLFGSPRAHAVKAQASKKGAPASGGSKAGLNRKNNKSSPALLAQKPKPKSIQLAKKKGSPKPKLSKSKSKSKALLVSQAR